In Rosa rugosa chromosome 4, drRosRugo1.1, whole genome shotgun sequence, the genomic stretch AAATCTAAAAAATTGTTATGCAGtaaaattttgagaaaaaaaaagagaacgcAGCTCAAACGATTTTGCAGCCGTTCGACCGGTGCAAGTTAAATATGGTCTGCATGGGAAGAAATAGATTTTCCTTCGATTTTTGTAGCTTAGTTGAATATAGGCCTCCATGTGTGGTACAAACAATACAGGGGGTGACGTGGGGAACAACCAAAGAAGCCAGAGGCACAGACTAACTTTGCTACCTCGCAATCTGCTGGTTTTAAAATCCCATTTCCCTAAAATTAATCACTACCCAATTCAATTCACTGAGCTCTCTTTAATCACTCACAATCTTCTccagacctctctctctctctctctccccccccccccccccccgccccCTGTGTGGATGCGCAGATAGTCTCAGATAGATATAGTGATGGGTGGTAGTTGTTTTAATGCTTTGCATGGGTTGAAGCCATTGATGTTAATGCTGGTGGTTCAGTTTACATCTACTGGAGTCAACTTGTTCTACAAACTGGCCGCTAATGATGGAATGGACATCAGGATTATTATTGCCTATCGCTTCAGTTTTGCCACCGTTTTCCTTGCTCCTATTGCTCTCTTCGTTGAAAGGTAAATCCTCAATTCATTGATTCATTGCATGTATCATATCTCCGTTCTATTTCATCCACAACCATTCCTGCAAAACCTATTTACATAGATCAGAATTGCATGCCAGACGGTGTTCTACCTTTACTCTTTTTCAAAAGGAATACGAATGCAACAAGGATGCCTCTTCTTCATTTCAGTGTCATGTTATATATGACGTCACATACTATTAATTTTGAtcattattttttctctttcacATTATATTGATTGGTTTCAAAACAATCTAGCTCTTTTTCAGGAATAACATTGCCTTTACTCTATCTAAAACTCTCAAAAAAAGGACAGACAGAGAGAGCATTGCCTTTACAAAATTTTTATGGAGATGGAGATATTGATTAATTGTTTTTTGGTTAATTAAAATCAATCTGCGCTTATAGTTTTTACATGCAGAAAGAGCAGGCCAAAGCTCACTCGGGTGGTACTCCTCCAAGCATTTTTGTCTGGCTTGCTTGGGTAAGCAAAGCagcatatatataaattatatttatatatacgtATATAAGAACATATACGTACACATACAtagattgtttttcttttgtcttcttCAATTTGTCAGCAAATAAAGCATGAACATGGATCATGAATATCATGATCTGGGCATGCATGTATATATGTACACATACTGAGAGAGACAGAGTGAGACTTAAGTACATGCTTACACTTGGTGATCCATTTGAAATGGATGCTGCCAACTGTATGTTGATGATATCCATGAGAACTTTTTACATGACTATCATGTTAATTGTTCTTATAGGCTTCATAAAGTGCTTTTGCATGCCCGGTTATAGTTGTTGACAAACAGAAAAGTCTTCCATTTTCCATTATCACTAAATTATGAACAAAATCTATGCTGCAGCCAGCAGAGATGTTAATTAACATGCTTAGGATAAACAACCTCTTTATATGACACTCTAATTAGTAGTCAATTAATATTGATGCAGGGGAGCATTGTCACAAAATTTGTACATTGCAAGTTTAGCGTTAACGTCTGCAACATTTGCTCTCGCCATAAGTCAACTCATCCCGGCCATAACTTTTGTTTTGGCCATCTCCTTTGGGTACGTAATTGAATCACATCCCAAAATTAATTTATTGCTAATTACTATAAATGATGTTCGAATAGAATCGAAGTTCGATCGGGAATCATCATATTAACAATCTTGTGATCAGTGTCAAAACGGAAGGCTGACAACTTTCTCTAGGTCAAGTCGCCAATCGCCGAGCTAATCGTCCACCAAAACGCTGTCAACTATATATTTTACTGCAAAGTAGATgtatttaatttgttttattatAAGTATTGTATAATTTGCCGTAATAATTTGCAAAATGCATGCTTAGGTTGGAGAGATTGAATTTAAGGAGCGTAGGAGGGAAGGCAAAGGTGTTGGGAACATTAATGGGAATAGGTGGAGCAATGCTTTTGACCTTTTACAAAGGTCTGGAAATCCACTTATGGACCACCCATGTTGACCTTTTGCATAGTCATCAGCAACAACCACACTTGGAGGCAGCAGCTTCGCATGAGTATGCTCATCGTCTGTTAGGTTGTCTTCTGGCTCTGGCCAGCTCGTTGGGTTACGCCTTGTGGCTAATTATTCAGGTCATCTCCATGATTTTCatacatattttctttattccaaagataaaaaataataataatcattcTTTTAGCTAATtataattattttggttttccaATAGGCTAAGATGGGTGAGAAATACCCTAGTTTTTATTCAAGCGCAGCTCTAATTTCACTTATGGGGTCAATCCAGTCCCTTGTTTTTGCCCTCTGCGTCAACAGGGACTGGAACCATTGGAAGTTGGGTTGGAATATTAGACTTCTAACAGTCTTATACCTGGTACGTGATTTGATCTCAAAATCGATTGACTCCACCTTTCTATATCGGTTGCAATACAACAGTAATTTCTTTCTTCTGCTCCATCTTAAATTTCCACCTTAAGGATCTAGTTATTTATACGTGTTTTAGGGGACTGTGGGTACTGGAGTAAGTCTGACATGTACTACACTTTGCATAAGCATGAGAGGGCCTTTGTACGCGTCAGTTTTTGGGCCtctggttcttgttcttgttgccCTCGTTGGCTCTTTGGTGTTGGACGAGAAGCTGCACCTCGGAAGGTTCCACTCTTATCAATTACTCCTCTAATGAAATTACCTTGAATATTAACTTCTCTGATCATTGAACAGCAAGTTGGATGCAAAAAATTATTACTTAATTTTAACTCTTTCTTTCCTTTGTTAAATTTGGAAATAACAGTGTGCTAGGAGCGGTTCTAATCGTTGGCGGCTTATACGCTGTTCTGTGGGGAAAGAGCAAAGACATAAAGAAGGTGAATCAATCGGTGCCAACAACAAGCTATGAGGAGGAATCTGCAGGATCTGTAGTTGAAATTGTTTCAATGCCTCGGGATAATAATAAAGGCAATAACTACATGAATGAGACCGTCACAAATAGTCAACATGATCGTATAGAAACCTAGGTAGATACCCATGGAGAATAAAAAAATGGATCGAAGGAACCACTATTAGGAGATCTCAAGACCTACGTACGATGGAATGAGAGATCGAAGTTTTTAAAACAAATTATATCTATTGTCATCTGGTGACTGGTTTGATTAAAACAGTGTGTACGTACCGTAcgttgttcttttttttttatgtccTGGGCAACCAGTAAATCCAACGCTACTAGATACTTCAACCTGGAGCTTCAACTCTTGTTCAGAGAAGGAAAGAGATGCTGGACACATCAGCTCCTTTGCACACTGATTAAATCTAAAATATATATTACGGAACATGTAGATCATGTAAGGCAAAAGAGTGAATTTAATTTCATACCAAAATCGAAGTCACCGGAAAACATAAGAGATACCACGAGCTTTCAAAGCTTGATTCGTTGTCATCATTGATTGCATGGAGAAGTGGCTTTTCTATTCTGTTAATTAGTACAGGCAAAGAGTCGTCCATGACTTATCTTCATGATGCAAGCTACGGCAGCCCCTCAAGGTTCTAATGTTCTATTATATCACCTTTATTCTTTGCAAAGTTTGATACCCTAGATACTTTTATCAAGGCTGATAGACGAGATTACGGTGTGGTCAGTCCATTCAGGGGGAGCAATATGTACGTGTGCCTCCATCGAGTCCTTTTCATGAATAGGAATTAGGGTTTCCAACCATAATTAGGGCGAGACGTAGAAGCTAGAGTTGTCATTTTATTTGTAATTCTTTTCTTGTgtactagtcatttggatgcTAAACATTAAAATTTTCACTTACCACTTTCATTTAAAGCCTTTAGAGAGCCCTAAAAAATGACATTTTCTTCGACTCAAtttttgagaa encodes the following:
- the LOC133746051 gene encoding WAT1-related protein At1g25270-like isoform X2 yields the protein MMEWTSGLLLPIASVLPPFSLLLLLSSLKVFTCRKSRPKLTRVVLLQAFLSGLLGGALSQNLYIASLALTSATFALAISQLIPAITFVLAISFGLERLNLRSVGGKAKVLGTLMGIGGAMLLTFYKGLEIHLWTTHVDLLHSHQQQPHLEAAASHEYAHRLLGCLLALASSLGYALWLIIQAKMGEKYPSFYSSAALISLMGSIQSLVFALCVNRDWNHWKLGWNIRLLTVLYLGTVGTGVSLTCTTLCISMRGPLYASVFGPLVLVLVALVGSLVLDEKLHLGSVLGAVLIVGGLYAVLWGKSKDIKKVNQSVPTTSYEEESAGSVVEIVSMPRDNNKGNNYMNETVTNSQHDRIET
- the LOC133746051 gene encoding WAT1-related protein At1g25270-like isoform X1, which gives rise to MGGSCFNALHGLKPLMLMLVVQFTSTGVNLFYKLAANDGMDIRIIIAYRFSFATVFLAPIALFVERKSRPKLTRVVLLQAFLSGLLGGALSQNLYIASLALTSATFALAISQLIPAITFVLAISFGLERLNLRSVGGKAKVLGTLMGIGGAMLLTFYKGLEIHLWTTHVDLLHSHQQQPHLEAAASHEYAHRLLGCLLALASSLGYALWLIIQAKMGEKYPSFYSSAALISLMGSIQSLVFALCVNRDWNHWKLGWNIRLLTVLYLGTVGTGVSLTCTTLCISMRGPLYASVFGPLVLVLVALVGSLVLDEKLHLGSVLGAVLIVGGLYAVLWGKSKDIKKVNQSVPTTSYEEESAGSVVEIVSMPRDNNKGNNYMNETVTNSQHDRIET